TAACGAATTTAAAATTGATGCCTTTTCGGAGGAAATGACTGCCTTTAACAGCTTTTACGAACAGGGTTTAATTTCAACCGAAGAATTTATTGAGTTTTACAGCGAAAACTTTCCAAATCTTTCAAATGACGAACTCATAGACATTTGGAATTTTATGCTGAAAGATTTTCCCGAACATCGATTGGAATTTTTAAAACAATTAAAAGCGACTTCAAAATACAAGCTCATTCTTTTAAGCAACACCAACGAACTTCACATAGATTGGATTAAAAAACAGGTACCGTTTTACGAAGTATTTAAAAATTGCTTTGATGTATTTTATTTATCGCACGAAATCAATTTAAGAAAACCAAACCGCGAGATTTTCGACTTTGTTT
This genomic window from Mariniflexile sp. TRM1-10 contains:
- a CDS encoding HAD family hydrolase is translated as MIKTIIFDFGNVFINLDIEGAIKRTFNEFKIDAFSEEMTAFNSFYEQGLISTEEFIEFYSENFPNLSNDELIDIWNFMLKDFPEHRLEFLKQLKATSKYKLILLSNTNELHIDWIKKQVPFYEVFKNCFDVFYLSHEINLRKPNREIFDFVLKENKLNANECLFIDDNNDNCHTAKLLGIETWHINPKTEDIANLFKIKNSLF